From a region of the Acidobacteriota bacterium genome:
- a CDS encoding sigma 54-interacting transcriptional regulator, whose translation MRPSRRPLGRDPAFRAALALAEKAASAPGPVLLVGPTGSGKSRLARYIHDLRLPKPGTFTEWHAPGVPSSLLEAEFFGVERGAATGVAPRAGIFEESGTGTLCLSGVEWLAPDKQAALLRILEGSPFQRIGGGRRLTCQARVLAAFSEPPELLVARGQLRQDLLFRLDVLRIHLPALGERTGDIPLLARHFLRAACRQSGRSVPEMAPSLIEALSKRPWPGNLRELARCMEGLALSGGTLLVPEDLPAEFWMAEPPAADALRRRLTLEELKDAYIRFVLARTSGNRTRAARWLGISRKALWAHLRRSET comes from the coding sequence CCTCCCGGCGCCCCCTCGGCAGGGATCCCGCCTTTCGGGCCGCCCTGGCCCTCGCCGAGAAGGCCGCCTCCGCACCGGGGCCCGTCCTCCTGGTGGGACCCACGGGGAGCGGAAAGAGCCGCCTGGCCCGCTACATCCACGATCTGCGACTCCCCAAGCCAGGCACCTTCACCGAATGGCACGCCCCCGGAGTGCCCTCCTCGCTCCTGGAGGCGGAGTTTTTCGGAGTGGAGAGGGGGGCCGCAACGGGCGTGGCCCCCCGCGCGGGCATCTTCGAGGAATCTGGAACGGGGACCCTCTGCCTTTCCGGGGTGGAGTGGCTCGCGCCGGACAAGCAGGCGGCCCTTCTCCGAATCCTTGAGGGAAGCCCCTTCCAGCGAATCGGGGGGGGGCGCCGGTTGACCTGCCAGGCGAGGGTTCTCGCGGCCTTCTCGGAGCCCCCGGAACTGCTGGTTGCCCGAGGGCAGTTGCGGCAGGACTTGCTCTTCCGGCTGGACGTCCTTCGAATCCACCTTCCCGCCCTGGGGGAGAGGACCGGGGACATCCCGCTCCTGGCCCGCCATTTTCTCCGGGCGGCTTGCCGCCAGTCGGGACGCTCCGTCCCCGAAATGGCCCCCTCCCTCATCGAGGCGCTGTCCAAACGGCCCTGGCCCGGAAACCTCCGGGAGCTGGCGCGGTGCATGGAGGGCCTGGCGCTCTCCGGAGGAACGCTCCTCGTTCCCGAGGACCTGCCCGCCGAATTCTGGATGGCCGAGCCTCCAGCCGCGGACGCCCTCCGGAGGAGGCTGACTTTGGAGGAATTGAAGGATGCGTACATCCGCTTCGTCCTGGCTCGGACCTCCGGGAACCGGACCCGGGCCGCGCGGTGGCTGGGAATCAGCCGCAAGGCTCTGTGGGCCCATTTGAGGCGCTCCGAAACTTAG
- a CDS encoding 23S rRNA (pseudouridine(1915)-N(3))-methyltransferase RlmH — MVHVGRIADANIARGVSRYVSMVGGEWRLRMDAVPASRRVEPRQVRREEGRRLVERASEDTARVALDAGGRLLDSPAFARLLGEYKDRGKRVSFLVGGPHGLDESVLRASERVLSLSPMTLPHEMALLVLTEQIYRAFAASTGRAYAK, encoded by the coding sequence GTGGTTCACGTGGGCCGGATCGCCGATGCGAACATCGCGAGAGGGGTATCCCGCTACGTCTCCATGGTGGGGGGGGAGTGGCGCCTGCGCATGGACGCCGTCCCCGCTTCGAGGCGGGTGGAGCCGCGCCAAGTCCGCCGCGAGGAGGGACGACGCCTTGTGGAGCGGGCTTCGGAGGACACCGCTCGGGTGGCCCTCGACGCCGGTGGCCGTCTCCTGGACAGTCCCGCCTTCGCCCGCCTGCTCGGAGAATACAAGGATCGGGGGAAGAGGGTGTCGTTCCTGGTGGGCGGACCCCACGGCCTCGACGAGAGCGTTCTTCGTGCCTCCGAACGGGTCCTTTCCCTCTCCCCCATGACCCTGCCGCACGAGATGGCCCTGCTCGTCCTCACGGAGCAGATCTACAGAGCCTTCGCCGCCTCCACGGGAAGGGCCTACGCCAAATAG
- a CDS encoding TraR/DksA family transcriptional regulator, producing MDKRTLKHFEKRLQDKRRELQKAYQDKLMRSGDAGADGALDSADEASVNYNKEFWYSLSDADRRTMRLIDEALREIRTGGFGECKNCGEPIQKKRLEAVPWARHCVACQDLQDRGLIE from the coding sequence ATGGACAAGAGGACCCTGAAGCACTTCGAAAAACGGCTCCAGGACAAGCGAAGGGAGCTCCAAAAGGCCTACCAGGACAAACTCATGAGGAGCGGCGACGCGGGCGCGGACGGCGCCCTGGACTCGGCGGACGAGGCATCGGTCAACTACAACAAGGAGTTTTGGTACTCCCTGTCGGACGCGGACCGCCGAACCATGCGCCTCATCGACGAGGCCCTTCGCGAGATCCGGACGGGGGGGTTCGGGGAGTGCAAGAATTGCGGCGAGCCGATCCAGAAGAAGCGTCTGGAAGCCGTGCCCTGGGCCCGCCACTGCGTGGCGTGCCAGGACCTTCAAGATCGCGGACTCATCGAGTGA
- a CDS encoding tetratricopeptide repeat protein encodes MRLKTALVTGFLILTMALMVGVVSLNGPVLAQPFNLLGVEVPTAWVLALAFLAGFIAFTLWLAGTGVVQWVRRWIEGLRRQNERAAEEYYLKGLDAALGSRPLEAITHFQRALETSPEYLPALLKLGDALRAAGRPQEALSFHRQALSIRPDDVATLYALTEDALLLQDHEEAKRHLASILRIQPRRALKALRLLRTLYIRETNWKKALEIQEHIGSARVLEEERADDAPFTAGLMYQIGADLLNQEKYKDAVTQLEKLRRKFPAFQATYLKLAEAYLLSGQEETAVEVYLDGYRKNASPMCLLAMEQLFLDKGDPEGAVRQYQNLIQTTDRKVLPKFLLGRFYYKLEVLDRAETLFREIQGNVRQSGLLEYYLGRIRERKGDAPKACSHYREVIRVLNPFELNYTCSGCGQVSPEWRDFCPTCQRWDTLSPNFRDELLQEIHEPSPVFYQGVPWHA; translated from the coding sequence ATGCGCCTGAAGACCGCGCTCGTTACAGGATTCCTGATCCTTACCATGGCCCTGATGGTGGGGGTCGTGTCCCTCAACGGGCCCGTCCTCGCCCAGCCCTTCAATCTCCTCGGAGTGGAAGTCCCCACGGCCTGGGTCCTCGCGCTGGCCTTTCTCGCGGGCTTCATCGCCTTCACCCTCTGGCTGGCCGGTACGGGGGTCGTCCAGTGGGTGCGGCGCTGGATCGAGGGTTTGAGGCGCCAAAACGAACGGGCCGCGGAGGAGTACTACCTCAAGGGTCTTGACGCGGCCTTGGGAAGCCGCCCCCTCGAGGCCATCACACATTTCCAGCGAGCGCTGGAGACGTCTCCCGAATACCTGCCGGCCCTCCTCAAGCTGGGGGACGCGCTGAGGGCCGCCGGGAGGCCCCAGGAGGCGCTTTCCTTTCACAGGCAGGCCCTGTCGATCCGCCCCGATGACGTGGCCACTCTCTACGCGCTCACCGAGGACGCCCTGCTTCTTCAGGACCACGAGGAAGCCAAGCGCCATCTCGCCTCGATTCTGCGCATCCAGCCCCGCCGGGCCCTGAAGGCGCTTCGCCTGCTCCGAACTCTGTACATCCGGGAGACCAACTGGAAAAAGGCGCTCGAGATCCAGGAGCACATCGGGAGCGCCCGGGTCCTGGAGGAAGAGCGGGCCGACGACGCCCCCTTCACCGCCGGCCTCATGTACCAGATCGGGGCCGACCTGTTGAACCAGGAGAAGTACAAGGATGCGGTGACTCAGTTGGAGAAGCTGCGCCGCAAGTTCCCGGCCTTCCAGGCGACCTATCTCAAGCTGGCCGAGGCGTACCTGTTGAGCGGACAGGAGGAGACGGCCGTCGAAGTGTACCTGGACGGGTACCGAAAGAACGCCTCCCCCATGTGCCTGCTGGCCATGGAGCAGCTCTTTCTGGACAAGGGGGACCCGGAGGGCGCCGTTCGCCAGTACCAGAACCTCATCCAGACGACGGACCGGAAGGTGCTTCCCAAATTTCTCCTCGGCCGCTTCTACTACAAGCTGGAAGTGCTGGACCGGGCCGAAACCCTGTTCCGGGAAATCCAAGGAAACGTCCGCCAGTCCGGGCTCCTCGAATACTACCTGGGGCGCATTCGGGAGCGAAAGGGCGACGCGCCCAAGGCCTGTTCCCATTACCGCGAAGTGATCCGAGTTCTCAACCCCTTCGAACTCAACTACACGTGCTCGGGGTGCGGTCAGGTATCGCCCGAATGGCGGGATTTCTGCCCCACCTGCCAGCGCTGGGACACCCTTTCGCCGAACTTCCGGGACGAACTCCTCCAAGAGATCCACGAACCCAGCCCGGTGTTTTATCAAGGGGTCCCATGGCACGCCTGA
- the gpmI gene encoding 2,3-bisphosphoglycerate-independent phosphoglycerate mutase — MARLTRGPLLLAVLDGWGLAEDQAFNAVTRSGLRNFPAWLERFPWRPLRASGEAVGLPEGQIGNSEVGHLTLGAGRVIYQDLPRISRAIRDGSFFRNPVLKDVCRASRGGTLHLVGLVSDGGVHSHVDHLKALVTLAGREGTDRVAIHAITDGRDVPPTSGLGHIAEVRRFLEAEGIGALATVTGRYYAMDRDRRWERTEVAYRAYTLGEGSRWEDAEGAVRASYASGVTDEFIRPIVLPCPYGTIRDGDAVFFFNFRADRARQLCRALAEPGFSDFPRTAPPRLSAFSTLTRYHRDFPFPVAFERDIPSNTLGEVLANAGLRQLRIAETEKYAHVTFFFSGGREAPFPGEDRILVPSPKIATYDLQPSMSAPGVTEALLSALDRGYDFLLLNFANPDMVGHTGDFEAACEAARTVDRCMGRVLEKVLDLGGAVALTADHGNLETMREPDGVHIHTAHTTNPVPFLWLSNNPVELRRDGDFGLASVAPTLLEHLGLPRPPEMDAPSLFRSA, encoded by the coding sequence ATGGCACGCCTGACCCGGGGCCCCCTCCTGCTGGCCGTCCTCGACGGATGGGGACTGGCCGAGGACCAGGCCTTCAACGCCGTGACCCGTTCGGGCCTGCGGAACTTTCCGGCTTGGCTCGAGCGCTTCCCCTGGCGCCCCTTGCGCGCCTCGGGGGAGGCGGTGGGCCTTCCCGAGGGGCAGATCGGAAATTCCGAGGTGGGCCACCTCACCCTGGGCGCGGGACGGGTGATCTATCAGGATCTCCCGCGCATCAGCCGGGCCATCCGGGACGGGAGCTTTTTTCGGAACCCGGTCCTGAAGGATGTCTGCCGGGCCTCCCGGGGGGGCACCCTGCATTTGGTGGGACTCGTGTCCGACGGAGGCGTCCACAGCCATGTGGACCACCTGAAGGCCCTCGTGACCCTTGCGGGCCGCGAGGGCACGGACCGCGTCGCCATCCACGCCATCACCGACGGCCGGGACGTGCCTCCGACGAGCGGGCTCGGCCATATCGCCGAGGTTCGCAGGTTCCTGGAGGCGGAGGGGATCGGGGCCCTCGCCACGGTCACGGGGCGGTATTACGCCATGGACCGTGACCGGCGCTGGGAGCGCACCGAAGTGGCGTACCGCGCCTACACCCTCGGGGAGGGAAGCCGCTGGGAGGACGCCGAAGGGGCCGTCCGCGCCAGTTACGCATCGGGCGTCACGGACGAGTTCATCCGGCCCATCGTTTTGCCCTGTCCTTACGGAACCATCCGGGACGGGGACGCCGTCTTCTTCTTCAACTTTCGCGCGGACCGCGCCCGCCAGTTGTGCAGGGCCCTGGCCGAACCCGGTTTCTCCGATTTCCCTCGGACCGCGCCGCCCCGCTTGAGCGCCTTTTCCACCCTGACCCGATACCACAGGGACTTCCCATTCCCGGTGGCCTTCGAGCGGGACATCCCGTCCAACACGCTCGGGGAGGTGTTGGCCAATGCCGGACTGCGCCAGTTGCGCATCGCCGAGACCGAAAAGTACGCCCACGTGACCTTCTTCTTCAGTGGGGGCCGGGAGGCGCCGTTTCCCGGCGAGGACCGCATCCTGGTTCCGTCCCCGAAGATCGCCACCTACGACTTGCAGCCCTCCATGAGCGCGCCCGGGGTGACCGAAGCTCTCCTCTCCGCTCTGGACCGCGGGTACGACTTTCTCCTCCTGAACTTCGCCAACCCAGACATGGTGGGCCACACGGGGGATTTCGAGGCCGCCTGCGAGGCGGCGCGGACGGTGGACCGGTGCATGGGCCGCGTGCTGGAGAAGGTTCTTGACCTGGGCGGCGCCGTGGCCCTCACGGCGGACCACGGAAACCTGGAGACCATGCGCGAGCCGGATGGAGTCCACATCCACACGGCCCACACGACGAACCCGGTCCCCTTTCTCTGGCTTTCGAACAACCCGGTGGAGCTCCGAAGGGACGGGGACTTCGGCCTCGCCTCGGTGGCTCCCACGCTCCTGGAGCACCTCGGGCTTCCCCGCCCCCCGGAGATGGACGCTCCCTCTCTTTTCCGCTCGGCCTAG
- a CDS encoding TrmH family RNA methyltransferase — MDGIRFVLVRSRSPGNVGAVARAMKNFGLWDLVLVDPRLHRSGDAPDAPPYFETESRRMAWHATDLLERARAVGTLGEAVAECSIVLATAPRGAPRMDNMDPERAAESLAASASRGAALVFGSESSGLTREELSLCSGVVVIPTDPSYRDLNVAQSAVILAYLIQKALVGARPAPPASAEVSTHADRERLASMVLEVGRRSGFLIRGDEPAGRELRALIHRVGLNRRDTEILRSLFRRIRGRRVGDDPAESEGGGHQT; from the coding sequence ATGGACGGGATCCGGTTCGTTCTGGTGCGAAGCCGTTCGCCGGGCAACGTGGGGGCCGTGGCCCGGGCCATGAAGAACTTTGGCTTGTGGGACCTCGTTCTCGTGGATCCCCGCCTTCACCGGAGCGGAGATGCTCCCGACGCCCCCCCCTACTTCGAAACCGAGTCCCGGCGCATGGCCTGGCACGCAACGGATCTTCTGGAAAGGGCACGTGCGGTGGGCACCCTCGGGGAAGCCGTCGCCGAATGCTCGATCGTCCTCGCCACGGCGCCGCGGGGCGCGCCGCGGATGGACAACATGGACCCCGAGCGGGCCGCGGAGAGCCTGGCCGCTTCGGCCTCCCGCGGCGCGGCCCTCGTCTTCGGCTCCGAATCCTCGGGTCTGACGCGCGAAGAACTCTCCCTGTGTTCGGGCGTGGTGGTGATCCCCACGGACCCCTCCTACCGGGACCTCAACGTAGCCCAGAGCGCGGTGATCCTGGCCTACCTCATCCAAAAGGCCCTGGTCGGGGCCAGGCCGGCCCCTCCCGCGTCCGCCGAGGTCTCCACCCACGCGGATCGGGAAAGGCTGGCGTCCATGGTCCTGGAAGTCGGCCGGCGATCGGGATTTTTGATCCGGGGCGATGAGCCCGCCGGGCGGGAGCTGAGGGCCCTCATCCACCGTGTGGGGTTGAACCGCCGGGACACGGAGATCCTGCGGAGCCTGTTCCGAAGGATTCGAGGGCGGCGGGTGGGCGACGATCCGGCCGAATCGGAGGGCGGAGGCCACCAGACCTAG
- the mltG gene encoding endolytic transglycosylase MltG, protein MRRLGKGIGAAILASIAAGGAAVSFLAWDWHRPYRRAAGEVRVAVSRGDRAGDVVEALHEKGLVSNRVSFKLAFVLYGNPRKLRPGTYRFDRPLSPLEIIGKLNRGEVELTRVTIPEGLRADEVIELLAKGGLGSEDAFRRAVQDPRPILDLDPRALDLEGYLFPETYLLDPGLSEKAVVLVLVRSFRSWWASAAGPGRDRGLREVVTLASLVEEETASAPERPLIAGVFENRLRLGMALQTDPSVVYALSLAGRYSGTLRREDLAFESPYNTYRHAGLPPGPICSPGRASLEAVLSPQASPYLYFVSRNDGTHAFSRTLEEHNRWVARTRRGRSAGGR, encoded by the coding sequence GTGAGGCGCCTGGGGAAGGGAATCGGCGCCGCGATTCTGGCGTCCATCGCCGCAGGGGGCGCGGCCGTCTCGTTCCTGGCCTGGGACTGGCATCGGCCCTATCGGCGCGCGGCGGGGGAGGTCCGGGTCGCCGTCTCCAGGGGCGACCGGGCCGGGGACGTCGTGGAGGCCCTCCACGAAAAGGGCCTCGTGAGCAACCGGGTCTCCTTCAAGCTCGCCTTCGTCCTCTACGGCAACCCGCGCAAGCTCCGGCCGGGAACCTACCGATTTGACCGGCCCCTGTCGCCTCTCGAGATCATCGGAAAACTGAACCGGGGAGAGGTGGAGCTGACCCGGGTGACGATCCCCGAGGGGTTGAGGGCCGACGAAGTGATCGAACTCCTCGCCAAGGGCGGGCTCGGCTCCGAAGATGCGTTCCGACGGGCCGTCCAGGATCCTCGCCCCATCCTGGACCTGGACCCGAGGGCCCTGGACCTGGAAGGCTACCTCTTTCCCGAAACCTATCTGCTGGATCCCGGATTGAGCGAGAAGGCCGTGGTCCTCGTCCTGGTCCGCTCCTTCCGTTCCTGGTGGGCCTCGGCCGCAGGTCCGGGGCGGGATCGGGGCCTCAGGGAGGTCGTGACCCTCGCCTCCCTGGTGGAGGAGGAGACCGCCTCCGCTCCCGAACGTCCGCTCATCGCCGGCGTCTTCGAGAACCGGCTCCGGCTGGGCATGGCCCTGCAGACCGATCCTTCGGTGGTGTACGCGCTGAGCCTGGCCGGCCGCTACTCGGGAACCCTCCGCCGGGAGGACCTCGCCTTTGAAAGTCCGTACAACACCTATCGGCACGCGGGGTTGCCGCCCGGCCCCATCTGCAGTCCGGGGCGTGCGTCCCTGGAGGCCGTTCTGAGTCCCCAGGCCTCCCCGTACCTCTACTTCGTGAGCCGAAACGACGGCACCCACGCCTTCTCTCGCACTCTGGAGGAGCACAACCGGTGGGTGGCGCGGACCCGCCGGGGGCGGTCGGCCGGGGGCCGTTGA
- the ruvX gene encoding Holliday junction resolvase RuvX, protein MSRILAVDWGERRIGLAVSDETRTLARPLPTLHVKGVREGQAGVAAQVVAQGAVRVVLGRPLHMDGRSSALEEKVTAFAAALARRLPSVDLVFWDERLTSVEAASMLRERGERVGRNKGRLDQVAAALLLQSYLDAGCP, encoded by the coding sequence ATGAGCCGGATCCTGGCGGTGGACTGGGGCGAGCGGCGGATCGGACTGGCCGTATCCGATGAAACACGAACCCTGGCGAGGCCCCTTCCGACCCTCCACGTGAAGGGGGTTCGGGAGGGACAGGCGGGCGTGGCGGCTCAGGTCGTCGCCCAGGGGGCCGTCCGCGTGGTTCTGGGCCGGCCCCTTCACATGGACGGCCGGAGCAGCGCGCTCGAGGAAAAGGTGACCGCCTTCGCCGCCGCCCTGGCCCGCAGGTTGCCCTCCGTGGACCTGGTCTTCTGGGACGAGCGGCTCACCAGCGTGGAGGCCGCCTCCATGCTCAGGGAGCGTGGAGAGCGCGTGGGTCGGAACAAGGGACGCCTGGACCAGGTGGCGGCGGCCCTTCTCCTTCAGTCCTACCTGGATGCGGGGTGCCCGTGA